The following proteins are encoded in a genomic region of Paenibacillus sp. FSL H3-0469:
- a CDS encoding glycoside hydrolase family 43 protein: MIDNHNLQIRDPFVLPLAGQRQGEGLYYLYGSTDSNIWGKGTGFNAYTGKDLEHWEGPFPVFRPGTDFYAERNFWAPEVYEYGGSYLMFATFRRKDNDLLGTAVLISQHPLGPFLPHSEGPVTPADWSSLDGTLHLDHQGQPWMVFCHEWQQTGDGEVCAMRLTEDLRSAAGEPAVLFRASEAPWTTPFVSARYTDQLNYVTDGPFLFRSSGGTLYLLWASFINNTYALGIARSGSGEITGPWIHQEEPLYTKDGGHAMVFRTFSHQLMLAIHTPNQTPEERPVFVELEEENGVMRVRV, encoded by the coding sequence ATGATAGATAACCATAACCTGCAGATCAGAGATCCGTTTGTGCTGCCGCTTGCCGGACAGAGGCAGGGAGAGGGACTCTACTATTTATATGGCAGCACCGACAGTAATATCTGGGGCAAGGGGACCGGCTTCAATGCGTATACCGGCAAGGATCTGGAGCATTGGGAGGGGCCATTCCCGGTATTCCGGCCGGGGACGGATTTCTATGCCGAGCGGAATTTCTGGGCACCGGAGGTCTATGAATACGGCGGCAGCTACCTCATGTTCGCTACCTTCCGGCGCAAGGACAATGATCTGCTGGGTACGGCCGTGTTAATCTCGCAACATCCGCTGGGCCCATTCCTCCCGCACAGTGAAGGACCGGTCACTCCGGCGGATTGGAGTTCGCTGGACGGAACACTGCACTTAGATCATCAGGGCCAGCCGTGGATGGTCTTCTGTCATGAGTGGCAGCAGACCGGAGACGGGGAAGTGTGCGCTATGCGGTTAACGGAGGATCTGCGGAGCGCGGCAGGAGAACCCGCCGTGCTCTTCCGGGCCTCGGAAGCTCCGTGGACGACTCCGTTCGTATCTGCGCGTTATACGGATCAGCTCAATTATGTAACCGATGGGCCGTTTCTGTTCAGGTCAAGCGGCGGTACGCTGTATCTGCTGTGGGCCAGCTTCATTAATAACACCTATGCACTGGGCATCGCCCGTTCTGGAAGCGGAGAGATTACAGGGCCGTGGATTCATCAGGAAGAGCCGCTCTATACTAAGGACGGAGGACATGCCATGGTATTTCGCACCTTCAGCCATCAGCTGATGCTGGCGATTCATACACCGAATCAGACGCCGGAGGAACGGCCGGTTTTTGTAGAGCTGGAGGAAGAGAATGGTGTGATGAGGGTGAGGGTGTAA